TGTATTCTACAGTGAGAAAATGAAGAAACTGAATCGGAGTGACCCCAACCCATTGTTTAAAAAGACGTGAAAAGTGATGTTTGCTCAAGTGAACATGTGCAGCAATGGTATCCAGCGAAGGCTGTTTCATTGCATTCTGTTCAATGTAGCGGAT
The window above is part of the Halodesulfovibrio sp. MK-HDV genome. Proteins encoded here:
- a CDS encoding AraC family transcriptional regulator, encoding IRYIEQNAMKQPSLDTIAAHVHLSKHHFSRLFKQWVGVTPIQFLHFLTVEYTKKMPRRKNFYSRHCTLCRTVWIKQASRFIYQL